A genomic window from Hyla sarda isolate aHylSar1 chromosome 8, aHylSar1.hap1, whole genome shotgun sequence includes:
- the LOC130285290 gene encoding gamma-crystallin M2-like, whose translation MGKIVFFEDKDFQGRSYECSSDSSDLNTYVDPCNSIRVENGCWMIYECPNYMGYQYYLKKGEYSDYQRWMGINNCVRSCRMILPHHGSQQIKIFEKEDFKGQMMELSSDCPNVHEQFKYNNIHSCNVIQGNWIFYEEPNYIGKQYLLRPGQYRRFSDWGAGNGRVGSFRSILDNN comes from the exons atgggaaaa ATTGTTTTCTTTGAGGACAAAGACTTCCAGGGTCGCTCCTATGAGTGCAGTTCAGACTCCTCTGATTTAAATACCTATGTAGATCCATGCAACTCCATTCGAGTAGAGAATGGATGCTGGATGATCTATGAGTGTCCCAACTATATGGGCTATCAGTATTACTTGAAGAAGGGGGAATACTCGGATTATCAAAGGTGGATGGGTATCAACAACTGTGTCCGGTCATGTCGCATGATTTTGCCA cacCATGGATCTCAGCAGATAAAGATCTTTGAAAAAGAAGACTTTAAGGGTCAAATGATGGAATTATCCAGTGACTGCCCCAATGTCCATGAACAGTtcaagtacaacaatatccattCTTGCAATGTCATTCAGGGAAACTGGATTTTTTATGAGGAGCCAAATTACATAGGAAAGCAGTATCTCCTGAGACCTGGACAATACAGGAGGTTCAGTGACTGGGGGGCTGGGAATGGCAGGGTTGGTTCTTTCAGGTCCATCCTGGATAACAACTAA